The Burkholderia lata genome contains a region encoding:
- a CDS encoding pseudouridine synthase — MRTKLTVKNPKPASPTRAPVRSGSLVARKAVRPAAPPAGDKPARPKKASPAAAGDRPFKPRAAAGAERPGADRAPAKRAPRDGGAERGTRAPYRDNAAGEGAKRSFGDRRTSSDRPPRRDDDARPRRAGSSEGGARAPYRDNASGEGAKRSFGDRRTSSDRPPRRDDDARPRRAGSSEGGARAPYRDNAGGEGAKRSFGDRRPSSDRPPRRDDDSRPRRAGSEGGARAPYRDNAGGEGAKRSFGDRRTSSDRPPRRDDDSRPRRAGSSEGGARAPYRDNAAGEGAKRSFGDRRTSSDRPPRRNDDDRPRRAGADDGKRPSYRDKPAGEGAKRSFGDRPARPARDGERRSFGAVKTAQPVKRASADVDYGDETGLMRLSKRMSELGMCSRREADEWIEKGWVLVDGERIDTLGTKVRADQKIEIDERASAAQAAQVTILLHKPVGYVSGQAEDGYEPAAVLITRANRWSGDHSPVRFSPQHLHALAPAGRLDIDSTGLLVLTQNGVVAKQLIGEQSDIDKEYLVRVRFGERLIDIDQHFPAESLAKLRHGLELDGVALKPAMVSWQNGEQLRFVLREGKKRQIRRMCELVGLDVIGLKRVRMGRVMLGALPQGQWRYLSADETF, encoded by the coding sequence ATGCGCACCAAATTAACCGTCAAGAATCCGAAGCCGGCGTCGCCGACCCGCGCCCCTGTCCGCTCCGGCAGCCTCGTCGCACGCAAGGCGGTACGCCCCGCTGCCCCGCCCGCGGGGGACAAGCCGGCCCGCCCGAAGAAGGCGTCCCCGGCCGCCGCCGGCGACCGCCCGTTCAAGCCGCGCGCCGCCGCGGGCGCCGAACGCCCGGGCGCGGATCGCGCCCCGGCCAAGCGTGCGCCGCGTGACGGCGGTGCCGAACGCGGCACGCGTGCCCCTTATCGCGACAACGCGGCCGGTGAAGGCGCGAAGCGCAGCTTCGGCGATCGTCGCACGTCGTCCGATCGCCCGCCGCGTCGCGATGACGATGCACGTCCGCGTCGTGCGGGCTCCAGTGAAGGCGGCGCACGCGCACCTTATCGTGACAACGCATCCGGCGAAGGCGCAAAGCGCAGCTTCGGCGACCGCCGTACGTCGTCCGATCGCCCGCCGCGTCGTGATGACGATGCACGTCCGCGTCGCGCAGGTTCCAGTGAAGGCGGCGCACGCGCACCTTATCGCGACAACGCCGGTGGCGAAGGCGCAAAGCGCAGCTTCGGTGACCGTCGCCCGTCGTCCGATCGCCCGCCGCGTCGCGATGACGACTCACGGCCGCGTCGCGCGGGCAGCGAAGGCGGTGCACGTGCACCGTATCGCGACAACGCAGGCGGTGAAGGTGCAAAACGCAGCTTCGGCGACCGCCGCACGTCGTCGGATCGTCCGCCGCGTCGCGATGACGACTCACGGCCGCGTCGCGCAGGTTCCAGTGAAGGCGGCGCACGCGCACCTTATCGCGACAACGCAGCCGGCGAAGGCGCAAAACGCAGCTTCGGCGACCGCCGCACGTCGTCCGATCGCCCGCCGCGCCGCAACGACGATGACCGACCGCGCCGCGCAGGCGCCGACGACGGCAAGCGCCCGTCGTATCGCGACAAGCCTGCCGGCGAAGGTGCGAAGCGCAGCTTCGGCGACCGCCCGGCCCGCCCCGCACGCGACGGCGAGCGTCGCTCGTTCGGTGCGGTCAAGACCGCGCAACCGGTCAAGCGCGCCTCGGCCGACGTCGACTACGGCGACGAAACGGGCCTGATGCGCCTGTCGAAGCGGATGTCCGAGCTCGGCATGTGCTCGCGCCGCGAAGCTGACGAATGGATCGAAAAGGGCTGGGTGCTTGTCGACGGCGAACGCATCGACACGCTCGGCACCAAGGTCCGCGCCGACCAGAAAATCGAGATCGACGAACGGGCCAGCGCCGCGCAGGCCGCGCAAGTGACGATCCTGCTGCACAAGCCGGTCGGTTACGTGTCGGGCCAGGCGGAAGACGGCTACGAGCCCGCCGCCGTGCTGATCACGCGCGCGAACCGCTGGAGCGGCGACCATTCGCCGGTGCGCTTCTCGCCGCAGCACCTGCACGCACTCGCACCGGCCGGCCGCCTGGACATCGATTCGACCGGCCTGCTCGTGCTGACGCAGAACGGCGTGGTCGCGAAACAGCTGATCGGCGAGCAGTCGGACATCGACAAGGAGTACCTGGTGCGCGTGCGCTTCGGCGAACGGCTGATCGACATCGACCAGCACTTCCCCGCGGAATCGCTCGCGAAGCTGCGTCACGGCCTCGAGCTCGACGGCGTCGCGCTGAAGCCCGCGATGGTGAGCTGGCAGAACGGCGAGCAGTTGCGCTTCGTGCTGCGCGAAGGCAAGAAACGCCAGATCCGCCGCATGTGCGAACTGGTGGGCCTCGACGTGATCGGCCTGAAGCGCGTGCGGATGGGCCGCGTGATGCTCGGCGCGCTGCCGCAGGGACAATGGCGCTATCTGTCGGCCGACGAGACGTTCTGA
- the def gene encoding peptide deformylase has protein sequence MIREILKMGDPRLLEVAKPVERFDTPELHEIVADMFETMHHANGAGLAAPQIGIGLQLIIFGFGNNNRYPDAPPVPETVLINPKVEYMPPDMEEGWEGCLSVPGMRGVVSRYAKVRYSGFDQYGEKIDRVADGFHARVVQHEYDHLIGKLYPMRITDFTRFGFTEVLFPGLDPASDD, from the coding sequence ATGATTCGCGAGATCCTGAAGATGGGCGATCCGCGCCTGCTCGAAGTCGCCAAGCCGGTCGAGCGGTTCGATACCCCCGAACTGCACGAGATCGTCGCGGACATGTTCGAGACGATGCACCATGCGAACGGCGCCGGGCTGGCCGCGCCGCAGATCGGCATCGGGCTGCAGCTCATCATCTTCGGCTTCGGCAACAACAACCGCTACCCGGATGCGCCGCCGGTACCGGAGACCGTGCTGATCAACCCGAAGGTCGAGTACATGCCGCCGGACATGGAAGAGGGCTGGGAGGGCTGCCTGTCGGTGCCGGGCATGCGCGGCGTCGTCAGCCGCTACGCGAAGGTGCGTTACAGCGGCTTCGACCAGTACGGCGAGAAGATCGATCGCGTCGCCGACGGTTTTCACGCGCGCGTCGTCCAGCACGAATACGATCACCTGATCGGCAAGCTGTATCCGATGCGGATCACCGACTTCACGCGCTTCGGTTTCACGGAAGTGCTGTTCCCGGGGCTCGATCCGGCGTCCGACGACTGA
- the ligA gene encoding NAD-dependent DNA ligase LigA: MARTQAEPPASQPDARAAWLRDQLERANYAYYVLDQPDLPDAEYDRLFRELQQLETDHPELVTPDSPTQRVGGEAAGGFTPVVHDAPMLSLNNGFADEDIAAFDKRVADALDKTTDLAGSVTEPVEYACELKFDGLAISLRYEQGVFVQASTRGDGTTGEDVTENVRTIRSIPLKLKGKHVPAVLDVRGEVLMFKRDFARLNERQRAAEQREFANPRNAAAGSLRQLDSKITAQRPLSFFAYGIGVLDGMPMLDTHSALLDWYESLGLPVNREREVVQGAEGLLGFFRKIGEKRESLPYDIDGVVYKVNRRDEQERLGFVSRAPRFALAHKFPAQEALTKLVAIDVQVGRTGAITPVARLEPVFVGGATVTNATLHNEDEVRRKDIRIGDTVIVRRAGDVIPEVVGALLDRRPADAAEFVMPTECPVCGSKIERLPDEAIARCTGGLFCPAQRKQALWHFAQRRALDIDGLGEKIIDQLVELNLVRTPADLFNLGFATLAELDRFAEKSAQNLLDSLEKAKHTTLARFIYGLGIRHVGESTAKDLAKHFGSLTPIMDASIEELLEVNDVGPIVAESLHQFFAEEHNRTVIEQLRAPGKVTWPEGPPAPKAPQGVLAGKTVVLTGTLPTLTRDAAKEMLEAAGAKVAGSVSKKTDYVVAGAEAGSKLVKAEELGIPVLDEDGLHQLLEGNTP; this comes from the coding sequence ATGGCCCGAACCCAAGCCGAACCGCCAGCCAGCCAGCCCGACGCGCGCGCCGCGTGGCTGCGCGATCAACTCGAGCGGGCGAACTACGCCTACTACGTGCTCGACCAGCCGGATCTGCCCGACGCCGAATACGACCGGTTGTTCCGCGAACTGCAGCAGCTCGAAACCGACCATCCCGAACTCGTGACGCCCGATTCACCGACGCAACGCGTCGGTGGCGAGGCGGCCGGCGGCTTCACGCCGGTCGTCCATGACGCGCCGATGCTGTCGCTGAACAACGGCTTCGCCGACGAGGACATCGCCGCATTCGACAAGCGTGTCGCCGACGCGCTCGACAAGACGACCGATCTCGCCGGCTCGGTGACGGAGCCTGTCGAATACGCGTGCGAGCTGAAGTTCGACGGCCTCGCGATCTCGCTGCGCTACGAGCAGGGCGTATTCGTGCAGGCGTCGACGCGCGGTGACGGGACGACGGGCGAGGACGTGACCGAGAACGTGCGCACGATCCGCTCGATTCCGCTGAAGCTGAAGGGTAAGCATGTGCCGGCCGTACTCGACGTGCGCGGCGAGGTGCTGATGTTCAAGCGCGATTTCGCGCGCCTGAACGAACGCCAGCGCGCGGCCGAGCAGCGCGAATTCGCGAACCCGCGCAACGCGGCGGCCGGTAGCTTGCGCCAGCTCGACTCGAAGATCACCGCGCAGCGTCCGCTGTCGTTCTTCGCGTACGGGATCGGCGTGCTCGACGGGATGCCGATGCTCGATACGCACAGCGCGCTGCTCGACTGGTACGAGTCGCTCGGCCTGCCCGTGAACCGCGAGCGCGAGGTCGTGCAAGGCGCCGAAGGCTTGCTCGGTTTCTTCCGCAAGATTGGCGAGAAGCGCGAATCGCTGCCGTACGACATCGACGGTGTCGTCTACAAGGTCAACCGGCGTGACGAGCAGGAGCGCCTCGGCTTCGTGTCGCGCGCGCCGCGCTTTGCGCTCGCGCACAAGTTCCCCGCGCAGGAAGCGCTGACCAAGCTCGTCGCGATCGACGTGCAGGTCGGCCGCACGGGCGCGATCACGCCGGTCGCGCGCCTCGAGCCCGTGTTCGTCGGCGGTGCGACCGTGACAAACGCGACGCTGCATAACGAGGACGAAGTACGACGCAAGGACATCCGGATCGGCGATACCGTGATCGTGCGCCGCGCGGGCGACGTGATCCCCGAGGTGGTCGGCGCGCTGCTCGACCGGCGCCCGGCCGATGCGGCCGAATTCGTGATGCCGACCGAATGTCCGGTGTGCGGTTCGAAGATCGAGCGCCTGCCGGACGAGGCGATCGCGCGCTGCACGGGCGGCCTGTTCTGCCCGGCACAGCGCAAGCAGGCGCTGTGGCACTTCGCGCAGCGCCGCGCGCTCGACATCGACGGGCTCGGCGAGAAGATCATCGACCAGCTCGTCGAGCTGAATCTCGTGCGCACGCCGGCCGACCTGTTCAATCTCGGCTTTGCGACGCTCGCCGAGCTCGACCGGTTCGCCGAGAAGTCGGCACAGAATCTGCTCGACTCGCTCGAGAAGGCGAAGCATACGACGCTCGCGCGCTTCATCTACGGGCTGGGTATCCGTCATGTGGGCGAATCGACCGCGAAGGATCTCGCGAAGCATTTCGGCTCGCTGACGCCGATCATGGACGCATCGATCGAAGAACTGCTCGAAGTCAACGACGTCGGGCCGATTGTCGCCGAGTCGCTCCATCAGTTCTTCGCGGAAGAGCACAACCGGACCGTGATCGAGCAGTTGCGCGCACCGGGCAAGGTCACGTGGCCGGAAGGGCCGCCTGCGCCGAAGGCGCCGCAGGGCGTGCTGGCCGGCAAGACGGTCGTGCTGACGGGCACGCTGCCGACGCTCACGCGCGATGCCGCGAAGGAAATGCTCGAAGCGGCGGGCGCGAAGGTCGCCGGTTCGGTATCGAAGAAGACGGATTACGTGGTCGCGGGCGCCGAAGCCGGCAGCAAGCTCGTGAAGGCCGAGGAACTCGGCATCCCCGTGCTGGACGAAGACGGTCTGCACCAACTCCTGGAGGGCAATACGCCATGA
- a CDS encoding cell division protein ZipA C-terminal FtsZ-binding domain-containing protein has translation MDELTLGLIGAGAVVVGGVVVYNAWQGAKVRRRMPRPMPEEAAEAMNRPEREEELPFIEPVRQPVRREPAAPAPAAATAGTPAEVARVEPTFGGVAPADMPADLQAEATGVDTPAESVEPVAGEEAAPASTHETHAEPAELAEPVLPAATTISSAPPAIVDRRIDCIVPIRLGGLLPGDKILPAAQRLRRAGSKPVHIEGKPEGGQWELLQNGVRYEELRAAAQLANRSGALNELEFSEFVTGVQQFADAIDGAPEFPDMMETVAMARELDAFAAQCDAQLSINVMSDGAPWSANYVQAVASQDGLLLSRDGTRFVKLDAKQNPVFMLQFGDTNFLRDDLTYKGGNMITLVLDVPVAEEDILPFRLMCDYAKSLSERIGARVVDDSRRPLPESTLVAIDQQLMKLYAKLEEAGIPAGSPVTRRLFSQ, from the coding sequence ATGGACGAGTTGACACTCGGTTTGATCGGCGCGGGCGCCGTCGTGGTGGGCGGCGTCGTGGTTTACAACGCATGGCAGGGCGCGAAGGTGCGGCGCAGGATGCCGCGCCCGATGCCGGAAGAAGCGGCCGAGGCGATGAATCGCCCCGAACGCGAAGAAGAATTGCCGTTCATCGAGCCGGTGCGTCAGCCGGTGCGGCGCGAGCCCGCGGCGCCGGCTCCGGCGGCCGCCACAGCCGGCACGCCGGCCGAAGTCGCACGCGTCGAGCCGACGTTCGGTGGTGTAGCGCCGGCCGACATGCCGGCCGATCTGCAGGCCGAGGCGACCGGTGTCGATACACCGGCCGAGTCGGTCGAGCCGGTTGCCGGCGAGGAAGCCGCACCGGCCTCCACGCACGAAACGCATGCTGAACCGGCGGAGCTGGCCGAACCCGTGCTACCGGCTGCCACGACGATCTCGTCGGCACCGCCGGCGATCGTCGACCGCCGGATCGACTGCATCGTGCCGATCCGCCTCGGCGGGTTGCTGCCGGGCGACAAGATCCTGCCGGCTGCGCAGCGGCTGCGCCGCGCGGGCAGCAAGCCCGTGCATATCGAAGGCAAGCCGGAGGGCGGCCAGTGGGAGTTGCTGCAGAACGGCGTGCGCTACGAGGAACTGCGTGCGGCCGCGCAGCTCGCGAACCGCAGCGGTGCACTGAACGAGCTCGAGTTCTCCGAATTCGTGACGGGCGTCCAGCAGTTCGCCGACGCGATCGACGGCGCGCCGGAATTCCCGGACATGATGGAAACGGTCGCGATGGCGCGCGAGCTCGACGCGTTCGCCGCGCAATGCGACGCGCAACTGTCGATCAACGTGATGTCGGACGGCGCGCCGTGGTCGGCGAACTACGTGCAGGCGGTCGCGTCGCAGGACGGGCTGCTGCTGTCGCGCGACGGCACGCGTTTCGTGAAGCTCGACGCGAAGCAGAACCCGGTGTTCATGCTGCAGTTCGGCGACACGAACTTCCTGCGTGACGATCTCACGTACAAGGGCGGCAACATGATCACGCTGGTGCTCGACGTGCCGGTCGCCGAAGAGGACATCCTGCCGTTCCGGCTGATGTGCGACTACGCGAAATCGCTGTCCGAACGGATCGGCGCACGCGTGGTCGACGATTCGCGCCGGCCGCTGCCGGAATCGACGCTGGTCGCGATCGATCAGCAACTGATGAAGCTGTACGCGAAGCTCGAGGAAGCAGGTATCCCGGCCGGTTCGCCGGTCACGCGCCGCCTCTTCAGCCAGTAA
- the smc gene encoding chromosome segregation protein SMC, with protein sequence MRLSSIKLAGFKSFVDPTHFQVPGQLVGVVGPNGCGKSNIIDAVRWVLGESRASELRGESMQDVIFNGSTARKPGSRASVELIFDNSDGRAAGQWGQYGEIAVKRVLTRDGTSSYYINNLPARRRDIQDIFLGTGLGPRAYAIIGQGMIARIIEAKPEELRVFLEEAAGVSKYKERRRETENRLHDTRENLTRVEDIVRELGANLEKLEAQAVVATKYKELVADGEEKQRLLWLLRKNEAAGEQQKQQRAIEQAQIDLEAQTAKLREVEAQLETLRVAHYSASDAMQGAQGSLYEANAEVSRLEAEIKFIVESRNRVQAQIAALNAQREQWRAQAEKAQDELEEAEEARAMADEKAALAEDNAAAKHDALPALEAKFRDAQAQLNDERARIAQTEQSLKLEAAHQRNADQQLQQLQQRHERLKSEAGGLDAPDEAQLEELRMQLAEQEEILAEAQARLADAQETVPRLDGERRAAQERVQAEAAQIHQLEARLAALKQLQENVQTEGKVQPWLDKHELGALPRLWKKLHVEAGWEAALEAVLRERLAALEVSNLDWVKAFATDAPPAKLAFYAPPAAGEPPAAVAGLRPVLSLVRIDDAGIRAVLNDWLGNVYVADDIAQALATRRQLPAGGSFVVKAGHIVTRVGVQLYAADSEQAGMLARQQEIENLTRQVRAQALLADEARTAAVRAEAAHTQATQALGDVRAQAERATQRVHALQMDVLKLAQAHERYTQRSTQIREELEEIGAQIEEQRAMRAESEANFERFDGELAELQARFEDNQLAFEALDESLTQARQEARDLERGANDARFAARNAVTRIDELKRSIQVAHEQSERVAGSLEDARAELETINEQTAHTGLQDALEIRAVKEEALQAARIELDDLTAKLRASDEQRLVAERSLQPLRDRITELQLKEQAARLSVEQFAEQLTTAEVDEEALREKLTPDLKPSYLQGEVTRLNNAINALGPVNMAALDELKAASERKVFLDAQSADLIDAITTLEDAIHKIDQETRTLLQGTFDEVNRHFSDLFPRLFGGGQAKLIMTGDEILDAGVQVMAQPPGKKNATIHLLSGGEKALTATALVFAMFQLNPAPFCLLDEVDAPLDDANTERFANLVRAMSNKTQFLFISHNKIAMEMAQQLIGVTMQEQGVSRIVAVDMETAAGFAQN encoded by the coding sequence GTGCGTCTGAGCTCGATCAAACTCGCTGGCTTCAAATCCTTTGTCGATCCCACGCATTTCCAGGTTCCGGGCCAGCTTGTCGGCGTGGTGGGCCCGAACGGGTGCGGCAAGTCCAACATCATCGATGCCGTGCGCTGGGTGCTCGGCGAGTCGCGCGCGTCCGAGCTGCGCGGCGAATCGATGCAGGACGTGATCTTCAACGGCTCGACCGCCCGCAAGCCCGGCAGCCGGGCCAGTGTCGAACTGATCTTCGACAACTCCGACGGCCGCGCGGCCGGCCAGTGGGGCCAGTACGGCGAGATCGCCGTGAAGCGCGTGCTCACGCGCGACGGCACGTCGAGTTACTACATCAACAACCTGCCGGCGCGCCGCCGCGACATCCAGGACATCTTCCTCGGTACCGGCCTCGGGCCGCGTGCGTACGCGATCATCGGGCAGGGCATGATCGCGCGGATCATCGAGGCGAAGCCGGAAGAGCTGCGCGTGTTCCTCGAGGAAGCCGCGGGCGTGTCGAAGTACAAGGAACGCCGCCGCGAAACCGAGAACCGCCTGCACGACACGCGCGAGAACCTGACGCGCGTCGAGGACATCGTCCGCGAACTCGGCGCGAACCTCGAGAAGCTCGAGGCGCAGGCCGTCGTGGCCACCAAGTACAAGGAACTCGTCGCCGATGGCGAGGAGAAGCAGCGCCTGTTGTGGCTGCTGCGCAAGAACGAGGCCGCCGGCGAGCAGCAGAAGCAGCAGCGCGCGATCGAACAGGCGCAGATCGACCTGGAGGCGCAGACGGCAAAGCTGCGCGAGGTCGAGGCGCAACTCGAGACGCTGCGCGTGGCGCACTACTCGGCAAGCGACGCGATGCAGGGCGCACAGGGTTCGCTTTACGAAGCGAACGCCGAGGTGAGCCGCCTCGAAGCCGAGATCAAGTTCATCGTCGAATCGCGCAATCGCGTGCAGGCGCAGATCGCCGCACTCAATGCGCAGCGCGAGCAATGGCGCGCGCAGGCCGAGAAGGCGCAGGACGAGCTCGAAGAGGCCGAAGAAGCGCGCGCGATGGCCGACGAGAAGGCCGCGCTCGCCGAAGACAACGCCGCCGCGAAGCACGACGCGCTGCCGGCGCTCGAAGCGAAATTCCGCGATGCACAGGCGCAGCTCAACGACGAGCGCGCGCGGATCGCGCAGACCGAACAGTCGCTGAAGCTCGAAGCGGCACACCAGCGTAACGCCGACCAGCAGCTCCAGCAGCTTCAGCAGCGCCATGAGCGCCTGAAGAGCGAAGCGGGCGGGCTCGATGCGCCGGATGAAGCGCAGCTCGAGGAGCTGCGCATGCAGCTCGCCGAGCAGGAAGAGATCCTGGCCGAAGCGCAGGCGCGCCTCGCCGACGCGCAGGAAACCGTGCCGCGCCTCGATGGTGAACGCCGTGCCGCGCAGGAGCGCGTGCAGGCCGAAGCCGCGCAGATCCACCAGCTCGAGGCGCGCCTCGCCGCGCTGAAGCAGCTGCAGGAAAACGTGCAGACCGAAGGCAAGGTGCAGCCGTGGCTCGACAAGCACGAACTCGGTGCGCTGCCGCGTCTGTGGAAGAAGCTGCATGTCGAAGCGGGCTGGGAAGCCGCGCTCGAAGCCGTGCTGCGCGAGCGCCTCGCCGCGCTCGAAGTGTCGAATCTCGACTGGGTGAAGGCATTCGCCACCGATGCACCGCCCGCGAAGCTCGCGTTCTACGCGCCGCCCGCGGCCGGCGAACCGCCGGCGGCCGTGGCCGGCCTGCGTCCGGTGCTGTCGCTCGTGCGCATCGACGATGCGGGCATCCGCGCGGTGCTGAACGACTGGCTCGGCAACGTGTACGTCGCCGACGACATCGCGCAGGCACTTGCAACGCGCAGGCAACTGCCGGCAGGCGGCTCGTTCGTCGTCAAGGCCGGCCATATCGTCACGCGTGTCGGCGTGCAGCTGTATGCCGCCGATTCGGAGCAGGCCGGGATGCTGGCCCGCCAGCAGGAAATCGAAAACCTGACGCGCCAGGTGCGTGCGCAGGCGCTGCTCGCCGACGAGGCGCGCACGGCCGCCGTGCGTGCGGAAGCCGCGCACACGCAGGCCACGCAGGCGCTCGGCGACGTGCGTGCACAGGCCGAGCGGGCGACGCAGCGCGTGCACGCGCTGCAGATGGACGTGCTGAAGCTCGCGCAGGCGCACGAACGTTACACGCAGCGCAGCACGCAGATCCGCGAGGAACTCGAGGAAATCGGCGCGCAGATCGAAGAGCAGCGCGCGATGCGCGCGGAGTCGGAAGCGAATTTCGAGCGTTTCGACGGCGAACTTGCAGAACTGCAGGCGCGCTTCGAGGACAACCAGCTCGCATTCGAGGCGCTCGACGAATCGCTGACGCAGGCGCGTCAGGAAGCGCGTGACCTGGAGCGCGGCGCGAACGACGCGCGCTTCGCAGCACGCAATGCAGTGACGCGGATCGACGAGCTCAAGCGCAGCATCCAGGTCGCGCACGAGCAGAGCGAGCGCGTCGCCGGATCGCTGGAAGACGCGCGCGCCGAGCTCGAGACGATCAACGAGCAGACCGCGCACACGGGCCTGCAGGACGCGCTCGAGATTCGCGCGGTGAAGGAAGAGGCACTGCAGGCCGCGCGGATCGAACTCGACGACCTGACCGCCAAACTGCGCGCGTCGGACGAGCAGCGGCTCGTCGCCGAGCGCTCGCTGCAGCCGCTGCGCGATCGCATCACCGAATTGCAGTTGAAGGAGCAGGCCGCGCGCCTGTCGGTCGAGCAGTTCGCGGAGCAACTGACGACGGCCGAGGTCGACGAGGAAGCGCTGCGCGAGAAGCTCACGCCGGATCTGAAACCGTCGTACCTGCAGGGCGAAGTCACGCGCCTGAACAACGCGATCAACGCGCTCGGCCCGGTGAACATGGCCGCGCTCGACGAGCTGAAGGCCGCGAGCGAGCGCAAGGTGTTCCTCGACGCGCAGTCGGCCGACCTGATCGACGCGATCACGACGCTCGAGGACGCGATCCACAAGATCGACCAGGAAACCCGCACGCTGCTGCAGGGCACCTTCGACGAAGTCAACCGCCACTTCAGCGACCTGTTCCCGCGCCTCTTCGGTGGGGGCCAGGCGAAGCTGATCATGACGGGCGACGAAATCCTCGATGCCGGCGTGCAGGTGATGGCGCAGCCGCCGGGCAAGAAGAACGCGACGATCCACCTGCTGTCGGGCGGCGAGAAGGCGCTGACGGCCACCGCACTGGTGTTCGCGATGTTCCAGCTGAACCCTGCGCCGTTCTGTCTGCTCGACGAGGTCGACGCGCCGCTCGACGACGCGAACACCGAGCGTTTCGCGAATCTCGTGCGCGCGATGTCCAACAAGACGCAGTTCCTGTTCATCTCGCACAACAAGATCGCGATGGAAATGGCGCAGCAGCTGATCGGCGTGACGATGCAGGAGCAGGGCGTGTCGCGGATCGTCGCGGTGGACATGGAAACCGCCGCGGGTTTTGCCCAGAATTGA
- a CDS encoding DMT family transporter — translation MNNAVRGSLPTLAILIGASVWGLIWYPLRILASLGVTGTLASALTSLVAFLFVIVARHRTIATLRWHWVLPGIAVTAGVTNLGFVWGTIHGEVLRVMLLFYLTPAWTAIYAHFLLRERLTWAGAGLAALSIGGAMLMLWSPKLGLPLPASPAEWAGLAAGLSFAMSNVLVIKASRELPEMRAEMRTATLFGGAAVFGAIASLFEGIPAAPAGGHLGTAALIIVAIGVTMASNNLLVQYGLARVPANRASIIMLFEIVITALSAWVFANELPTAREWAGGACIVLATLLSSRVHRAAPAPDKPGDGRDGARAMV, via the coding sequence ATGAATAACGCGGTACGCGGCAGCCTGCCGACGCTGGCCATCCTGATCGGCGCATCGGTATGGGGCCTGATCTGGTATCCGCTGCGGATTCTGGCATCGCTCGGCGTGACGGGCACGCTGGCGAGCGCGCTGACGAGCCTCGTCGCCTTCCTGTTCGTGATCGTCGCGCGACACCGCACGATCGCGACGCTGCGCTGGCACTGGGTGCTGCCCGGCATCGCGGTGACGGCCGGCGTGACGAACCTCGGGTTCGTGTGGGGCACGATCCACGGTGAAGTGCTGCGCGTGATGCTGCTGTTCTACCTGACCCCCGCGTGGACCGCGATCTACGCACATTTCCTGCTGCGCGAGCGGCTGACCTGGGCCGGCGCGGGGCTCGCGGCGCTGTCGATCGGCGGCGCGATGCTGATGCTGTGGTCGCCGAAGCTCGGCCTGCCGCTGCCGGCCAGCCCGGCGGAATGGGCCGGTCTCGCGGCCGGGTTGAGTTTCGCGATGAGCAACGTGCTCGTGATCAAGGCGAGCCGCGAGCTGCCGGAGATGCGCGCCGAGATGCGCACCGCGACGCTGTTCGGCGGCGCGGCCGTGTTCGGCGCGATCGCGTCGCTGTTCGAGGGGATACCGGCTGCGCCGGCGGGCGGCCACCTCGGCACGGCCGCGCTGATCATCGTCGCGATCGGCGTGACGATGGCGTCGAACAACCTGCTCGTGCAGTACGGGCTGGCGCGCGTGCCGGCGAACCGTGCGTCGATCATCATGCTGTTCGAGATCGTGATCACCGCGCTGTCGGCGTGGGTGTTCGCGAACGAGCTGCCGACCGCGCGCGAGTGGGCGGGCGGCGCGTGCATCGTGCTGGCGACGCTGCTGTCGAGCCGGGTCCATCGCGCCGCGCCGGCACCGGATAAACCCGGCGACGGTCGGGACGGCGCACGCGCGATGGTATGA